One Microbacterium esteraromaticum genomic window carries:
- the dxs gene encoding 1-deoxy-D-xylulose-5-phosphate synthase: MPILPSITGPRDLDRLSSGELVELAAEIRAFLVENVARTGGHLGPNLGVVELTIALHRVFSSPDDPIIFDTGHQSYVHKLLTGRQDFSNLRSRGGLAGYPQRAESVHDVVESSHASSSLSWADGISRALTATGRADRHVVAVVGDGALTGGMTWEALNNISDDNERNLIIVVNDNGRSYAPTIGGMSRYLNRVRTAGVYREMHRKSDRLFRAFGPLGRAVFRGVRGGTHGFLSRFTNNVALYSNLDIKYLGPVDGHDVGALIETLRYAKDYGAPVIVHAITEKGRGYQPALDDVADQFHAVGRIDPKTGGALSSSSGTSWTSVFSDALVEIGGRDEKVIAMTAAMLRPTGLAAFAERFPDRVYDVGIAEQHAVASAAGLAFGGLHPVVAIYATFMNRAFDQVLMDVALHRSGVTFVLDRAGVTGPDGPSHHGVWDLAMLQMVPGIRIAAPRDAERLHEALAEAVAIDDAPTVIRYPKGEVPDPITAVERLSDGTDVLARGDEEDVLIVAIGSFAEMAVEIAERLRGRGIGATVIDPRWAVPVQASVVSLAARHRLVITLEDGIRAGGIGTRVRQVLREAGIDTGVDELGLPDEFLEHASREEILEDAGLTVEKITADVIAQVGGTRIPVAKAPGQTGAIELPLHETR; this comes from the coding sequence ATGCCGATCCTGCCGAGTATCACCGGCCCCCGAGACCTCGATCGACTCTCCAGCGGAGAACTGGTCGAGCTGGCCGCCGAGATCCGGGCCTTCCTCGTCGAGAACGTGGCCCGCACGGGCGGGCACCTCGGGCCGAATCTCGGCGTCGTCGAGCTGACGATCGCGCTGCACCGGGTCTTCTCCTCTCCGGATGACCCGATCATCTTCGACACCGGGCACCAGTCGTACGTGCACAAGCTGCTCACAGGACGTCAGGACTTCTCGAACCTTCGCTCGCGTGGCGGCCTGGCCGGGTACCCGCAGCGCGCCGAGAGCGTGCACGACGTGGTCGAGTCCTCGCACGCGTCGAGCTCGCTCAGCTGGGCCGACGGCATCTCGCGTGCGCTCACCGCGACGGGGCGCGCAGACCGCCACGTCGTCGCCGTGGTCGGCGACGGCGCCCTCACCGGCGGGATGACCTGGGAGGCGCTGAACAACATCAGCGACGACAACGAGCGAAACCTGATCATCGTCGTGAACGACAACGGGCGCTCGTATGCGCCGACGATCGGCGGCATGTCGCGGTACCTGAACCGCGTGCGCACGGCCGGCGTGTACCGCGAGATGCACCGCAAATCCGACCGGCTCTTCCGCGCCTTCGGCCCGCTCGGTCGTGCCGTGTTCCGCGGAGTGCGCGGCGGCACGCACGGCTTCCTCTCGCGGTTCACGAACAACGTGGCGCTGTATTCCAACCTCGACATCAAGTACCTCGGACCGGTCGACGGACACGACGTGGGCGCCTTGATCGAGACCCTGCGCTACGCCAAGGACTACGGCGCGCCCGTCATCGTTCACGCGATCACCGAGAAGGGCCGCGGCTACCAACCAGCTCTCGACGATGTGGCCGACCAGTTCCATGCCGTCGGACGCATCGACCCGAAGACCGGCGGGGCGCTGTCGTCGTCCTCCGGCACGTCCTGGACCTCCGTGTTCTCAGACGCTCTCGTCGAGATCGGCGGCCGGGACGAGAAGGTCATCGCCATGACCGCCGCGATGCTCCGCCCGACCGGCCTCGCCGCTTTCGCCGAGCGATTCCCCGATCGCGTCTACGACGTGGGCATCGCGGAGCAGCATGCGGTCGCCTCCGCGGCAGGGCTCGCGTTCGGGGGGCTGCATCCGGTCGTGGCGATCTACGCGACGTTCATGAACCGCGCGTTCGATCAGGTGCTGATGGACGTGGCTCTGCACCGCTCCGGCGTCACGTTCGTGCTCGACCGCGCCGGTGTGACAGGGCCCGACGGCCCGAGTCACCACGGCGTGTGGGATCTGGCGATGCTGCAGATGGTGCCCGGCATCCGGATCGCCGCGCCGCGAGACGCCGAGCGTCTGCACGAGGCTCTCGCCGAAGCCGTCGCGATCGATGACGCGCCCACCGTCATCCGCTACCCCAAGGGCGAGGTTCCCGACCCCATCACGGCGGTCGAGCGGCTCTCAGACGGCACGGACGTGCTGGCCAGGGGTGACGAGGAGGACGTCCTGATCGTCGCCATCGGCTCGTTCGCCGAGATGGCCGTCGAGATCGCAGAGCGCCTCCGTGGGCGCGGGATCGGAGCGACCGTCATCGATCCGCGCTGGGCGGTGCCCGTGCAGGCGTCGGTCGTCTCGCTGGCGGCGCGCCACCGCCTCGTGATCACCCTGGAGGACGGCATCCGTGCCGGCGGCATCGGCACCCGCGTCCGACAGGTGCTGCGCGAGGCCGGCATCGACACGGGCGTGGACGAGCTGGGCCTGCCGGACGAGTTCCTCGAGCATGCATCGCGCGAGGAGATCCTGGAGGACGCGGGGCTGACGGTCGAGAAGATCACAGCCGACGTCATCGCGCAGGTGGGCGGAACCCGCATCCCCGTCGCCAAGGCGCCGGGACAGACCGGGGCGATCGAGCTCCCGCTGCACGAGACCCGCTGA
- the acnA gene encoding aconitate hydratase AcnA: protein MEAPVAPIRSEGDGFVSTVNSFGAKSTLTVGSTDYEIFRIDTVAGHEKLPFALKVLLENQLRTEDGANVTKAQIEALGSWDPTADPDTEIQFTPARVVMQDFTGVPCIVDLATMREAVTALGGDPSRINPLSPAEMVIDHSVIADLFGRPDAIERNVEIEYQRNGERYQFLRWGQTAFDDFKVVPPGTGIVHQVNIEHLAKVIYDRTVDGVLRAYPDTCVGTDSHTTMVNGLGVLGWGVGGIEAEAAMLGQPVSMLIPRVVGFKLTGEIPAGVTATDVVLTITDMLRQHGVVGKFVEFYGAGVASVPLANRATIGNMSPEFGSTAAMFPIDDVTLDYLRLTGRDEHAVELVEQYAKVQGLWHDADKEPSYSEYMELDLSTVVPSIAGPKRPQDRILLAEAKAQFEKDIVSYATASTSDDIVDLESKHSFPASDPGQVPGEEEATTRPVHINSGAPANASKPVKVTTPDGQDYILDNGAVTLAAITSCTNTSNPSVMIAAGLLARKAREKGLKQKPWVKTTLGPGSKVVTDYYEKSGLDKDLEGLGFYTVGYGCTICIGNSGPLIEEVSAAVNEHDLAVTAVLSGNRNFEGRISPDVKMNYLASPPLVVAYALAGSMHFDFENDALGTDEAGNEVFLKDIWPAPEEVQEIIDSSISRDQFIKQYATVFDGDERWKNLPTPTGPIFEWDEDSTYVRKAPYFDGMELTPAPVVDITGARVLATLGDSVTTDHISPAGNIKAGTPAAQYLTEHGVEQRDFNSYGSRRGNHEVMIRGTFANIRLKNALVKAVNDGQQIEGGFTRDFTQDGGPQAYIYDASQNYQDQGTPLVIFGGKEYGSGSSRDWAAKGTNLLGVKAVITESFERIHRSNLIGMGVVPLQFPAGESWESLGLDGTEIISIEGLTALNEGVTPKTVKVTATPSEFSAEGREPITFDAVVRIDTPGEADYYRNGGILQYVLRSLV, encoded by the coding sequence ATGGAAGCGCCTGTCGCTCCCATCCGATCAGAAGGAGACGGATTCGTGTCCACGGTGAACAGCTTCGGTGCCAAGAGCACCCTGACAGTCGGCAGCACCGACTACGAGATCTTCCGCATCGACACGGTCGCCGGTCACGAGAAGCTCCCCTTCGCTCTGAAGGTGCTTCTCGAGAACCAGCTGCGCACCGAGGACGGCGCGAACGTCACGAAGGCGCAGATCGAGGCCCTGGGCTCGTGGGATCCCACCGCCGACCCCGACACGGAGATCCAGTTCACGCCGGCCCGTGTGGTCATGCAGGACTTCACCGGCGTGCCGTGCATCGTCGACCTCGCCACCATGCGCGAGGCCGTCACCGCCCTCGGCGGCGACCCGAGTCGCATCAACCCGCTCTCGCCCGCCGAGATGGTCATCGACCACTCGGTCATCGCCGACCTGTTCGGCCGCCCCGACGCCATCGAGCGCAACGTCGAGATCGAGTACCAGCGCAACGGCGAGCGCTACCAGTTCCTGCGCTGGGGTCAGACCGCCTTCGACGACTTCAAGGTCGTTCCCCCCGGCACCGGCATCGTGCACCAGGTGAACATCGAGCACCTGGCCAAGGTCATCTACGACCGCACCGTCGACGGCGTCCTTCGCGCCTACCCCGACACCTGCGTCGGCACCGACTCGCACACCACCATGGTGAACGGGCTCGGCGTCCTGGGCTGGGGCGTCGGTGGCATCGAGGCCGAGGCAGCGATGCTCGGCCAGCCCGTGTCGATGCTCATCCCGCGCGTCGTCGGCTTCAAGCTCACCGGCGAGATCCCCGCCGGCGTGACGGCGACCGACGTCGTGCTCACGATCACCGACATGCTGCGGCAGCACGGCGTGGTCGGCAAGTTCGTGGAGTTCTACGGCGCTGGCGTCGCCTCCGTGCCGCTGGCGAACCGCGCGACGATCGGCAACATGTCGCCCGAGTTCGGCTCGACCGCGGCGATGTTCCCCATCGACGACGTGACGCTGGACTATCTGCGCCTCACCGGCCGCGACGAGCACGCCGTCGAGCTCGTCGAGCAGTACGCCAAGGTGCAGGGCCTGTGGCACGACGCCGACAAGGAGCCCTCGTACTCCGAGTACATGGAGCTCGACCTGTCGACCGTCGTCCCCTCCATCGCCGGCCCGAAGCGCCCGCAGGACCGCATCCTGCTCGCCGAGGCCAAGGCGCAGTTCGAGAAGGACATCGTCAGCTACGCCACGGCGTCGACGAGCGACGACATCGTCGACCTCGAGTCGAAGCACTCCTTCCCGGCATCCGACCCCGGTCAGGTCCCGGGTGAGGAGGAGGCGACCACCCGCCCGGTGCACATCAACAGCGGCGCACCCGCCAACGCGTCCAAGCCGGTCAAGGTGACCACCCCCGATGGCCAGGACTACATCCTCGACAACGGTGCGGTCACCCTCGCCGCCATCACCTCGTGCACCAACACCTCGAACCCGTCGGTGATGATCGCTGCCGGCCTTCTCGCCCGCAAGGCACGCGAGAAGGGCCTGAAGCAGAAGCCGTGGGTGAAGACCACGCTCGGCCCCGGCTCGAAGGTCGTGACCGACTACTACGAGAAGTCCGGTCTCGACAAGGACCTCGAGGGCCTCGGCTTCTACACCGTCGGCTACGGCTGCACGATCTGCATCGGAAACTCCGGTCCGCTCATCGAAGAGGTCTCCGCTGCGGTCAACGAGCACGACCTCGCGGTGACGGCGGTGCTCTCGGGCAACCGCAACTTCGAGGGCCGCATCAGCCCCGACGTCAAGATGAACTACCTCGCCAGCCCGCCCCTGGTCGTGGCCTACGCCCTCGCAGGCTCGATGCACTTCGACTTCGAGAATGACGCGCTGGGCACCGACGAGGCCGGCAACGAGGTCTTCCTGAAGGACATCTGGCCCGCACCGGAAGAGGTGCAGGAGATCATCGACTCGTCGATCTCTCGCGACCAGTTCATCAAGCAGTACGCCACCGTCTTCGACGGCGACGAGCGCTGGAAGAACCTGCCGACCCCGACCGGTCCGATCTTCGAGTGGGATGAGGACTCGACCTACGTGCGCAAGGCGCCGTACTTCGACGGCATGGAGCTGACCCCGGCGCCCGTCGTCGACATCACGGGTGCTCGCGTGCTGGCTACGCTGGGCGACTCGGTCACCACCGACCACATCTCGCCTGCCGGAAACATCAAGGCGGGCACCCCGGCTGCTCAGTACCTCACCGAGCACGGCGTCGAGCAGCGCGACTTCAACTCGTACGGCTCGCGTCGCGGCAACCACGAGGTGATGATCCGCGGCACGTTCGCGAACATCCGTCTGAAGAACGCTCTGGTCAAGGCCGTCAACGACGGGCAGCAGATCGAAGGCGGCTTCACCCGCGACTTCACCCAGGACGGCGGTCCGCAGGCGTACATCTACGACGCCTCGCAGAACTACCAGGACCAGGGAACCCCGCTGGTGATCTTCGGTGGCAAGGAGTACGGCTCCGGCTCGTCGCGTGACTGGGCGGCCAAGGGCACCAACCTGCTCGGCGTCAAGGCCGTCATCACCGAGAGCTTCGAGCGCATCCACCGATCGAACCTGATCGGGATGGGCGTCGTGCCCCTGCAGTTCCCCGCCGGTGAGAGCTGGGAGTCGCTCGGACTCGACGGCACCGAGATCATCTCGATCGAGGGTCTGACCGCACTCAACGAGGGCGTCACCCCGAAGACCGTGAAGGTCACCGCCACCCCGAGCGAGTTCTCGGCCGAGGGCCGCGAGCCCATCACCTTCGACGCGGTCGTCCGCATCGACACCCCCGGTGAGGCCGACTACTACCGCAACGGCGGCATCCTGCAGTACGTGCTGCGTTCGCTGGTCTGA
- a CDS encoding DUF3159 domain-containing protein encodes MIGAALGGAARRAGLSAETGESTQRIVWTAMGGWRGIIESVLPSLAFVVLFTIRPEPLLLSLGVSVGVAALFTIIRLAQKSPPSAALGGLVAAAAAAALALWTGRGADNFVPGLITNALYGTVMVVAALVGWSIIGLAVGFLMGEGLAWRADRRKRRAFFWLGLAWGALFLLRLSVQLPLYLTDQVTLLGTLKLVMGLPLFAPMVAVTWLVVRALYRRAEEEPE; translated from the coding sequence ATGATCGGCGCCGCTCTCGGCGGCGCCGCACGCCGGGCCGGACTCAGCGCGGAGACGGGCGAGAGCACCCAGCGGATCGTGTGGACCGCGATGGGCGGCTGGCGAGGGATCATCGAGTCGGTGCTGCCGAGCCTCGCATTCGTGGTGTTGTTCACCATCCGCCCTGAGCCCCTGCTGCTCTCGCTCGGGGTGTCGGTCGGGGTCGCGGCGCTGTTCACGATCATCCGCCTCGCTCAGAAGTCGCCTCCGTCGGCAGCGCTCGGCGGTCTCGTCGCGGCGGCCGCCGCCGCGGCGCTCGCGCTGTGGACGGGACGCGGGGCCGACAACTTCGTGCCCGGGCTCATCACGAACGCGCTGTACGGCACCGTGATGGTGGTCGCCGCCCTCGTCGGGTGGTCGATCATCGGGCTGGCCGTCGGCTTCCTGATGGGGGAGGGCCTCGCGTGGCGAGCCGACCGCCGCAAGCGCCGCGCCTTCTTCTGGCTGGGGCTGGCATGGGGCGCCCTCTTCCTGCTGCGGCTGTCGGTGCAGCTGCCGCTCTACCTCACCGATCAGGTGACTCTGCTCGGCACCCTCAAGCTGGTCATGGGGCTGCCGCTGTTCGCACCCATGGTCGCGGTCACCTGGCTCGTGGTCCGCGCGCTCTACCGACGCGCCGAAGAGGAACCCGAGTGA